The bacterium genome has a window encoding:
- a CDS encoding metallopeptidase family protein, translated as MNKFEKLVAEAVDGLPEKFQRRMENVSISVEDRPSKEILRKQGIKSPMTLLGLYQGIPLKNRGAHYSNVLPDMITIYQKPIEMLCSNEDRIKERVKEVVMHELGHHFGMTEEDLAR; from the coding sequence ATGAATAAGTTTGAAAAACTCGTAGCAGAGGCTGTTGACGGACTGCCAGAGAAATTCCAGCGGAGAATGGAGAATGTGAGTATATCAGTAGAAGACAGACCCTCTAAGGAGATACTCAGAAAACAAGGGATAAAGAGTCCCATGACTCTTCTCGGATTATATCAAGGCATTCCACTAAAGAATAGGGGAGCGCATTATTCAAACGTTCTTCCGGATATGATAACTATTTATCAGAAACCTATTGAAATGTTATGCAGCAATGAAGATAGAATAAAGGAAAGAGTTAAAGAAGTAGTTATGCATGAGCTTGGGCATCATTTTGGAATGACTGAGGAAGACCTGGCTCGCTAA